The sequence GTGAGTAGGATATTATCATTAGTCAATTTATCAACAATATTAGATGATTTACTTTGAGCTTCAATCTGCAAGGCAAGGTCGCCGATTGTATTATTAGTCTGTTGCAATTGCAGACCTAAATCcgatatttttttagataatactgcattttcttctaataACTGAGTATTCTCCTCGAGCAGGTCCTCTTGCACCTTCATAGCTTTATCATATGACAACTTTGTTTGGTCGAGTAGTCCCTGAAGAAGATGGCTCCTTTCTAACAGTGTGCCTTTGTCGAGATCCGGTGCCATTACACTATCTGAAGCATCTAATAGGTGATTGAAATTATCCAAATGAGTTTTCATATTACCATTTTCCACTTTCAGTTCTTTGACTAGTTTATCCAATCTTGAGATTTTAGACAATAGAACAGTTTCATTAGTACTCAGCTTTTCAACGGAAGTTTTCAGCTCATGATTTTctattttaattttatttaatttgGACGCCAATGATTCACATTTTACTTGTAGATTCTTAATTGTTTCTTGCGCTGCATTACCATTTAGCAAACTATGCTCATCGTCATCTGGTTTATAAAACTGCAACGTATCTTTCTTGCAGAAAAGACCATAATAACCACCATTTGAATTAGCTTTCTTCAGGTCGATATCAAAGTAACGAATACCGTTAGCGCTTCCATCATTCTTTCCTAACGGTTTATCTAGTTCAATGCCGTACCATATGCCTTTTGCAAATTGAGTTTCCCCAATGAATTTCACCCGCCCCTTCATCTCGTTGACTAGAACTGTGTCCTGTAAGCTTATCTTCTGCATATTTGTGTCAACTTGAACACCTGCATTGCGCATTTGTCCAAGGCTGTACTGCGAGGTTGATGGAGATCGAATCTAGAATAGTATTATGTACTTTGCAAAAGTAAAGTACAACATAAAGTCTAGCAGCATATGAGTAACTCTCTACAGTTACGCCAACAATCTCAGTGTGGAGGTTAgagtaaaaagaaagcacCTTACAACTGTACGTTTACATAAGTGACTTTTCAACATATATGCATTTTTTGTTAAGCATTGTAAAATACCCGGTTGAAAAGCGACATGAAAAATAACGACATGTTAGATTCAAAAGTACCTACTGCTCTTTAACAGCTACTTAAGGATTACCTGATAAGAGTAATCCACCGTAAAGAACATTATCAGCAACAAAATTTGTAATCCATCATGTCTGGAAGCTATCAACATTTATCAAACGTTGGATCGCGTGTTATGAAAAGATTGGGGAATCGACCCAAAAACTTTCTTCCTCATAGTGAAAagttcattaaaaaatctACGCCTGAGTTCATGAAGTCAGATTTAAAGGAAGTAGATGAGAAAACTAGTTTCAAGAgtgaaaaagaatggaaGTTTATACCTGGCGACAGAGTAGTAGTAATGAGCGGGGCTTCCAAAGGAAATATAGCTGTAATTAAATCTTTCgataaaagaacaaattcaTTCATATTAGATGAGAATGGGCCCACAAAGACTGTTCCAGTTCCTAAACAATTCTGGCTTGAAGGCCAAACATCTCACATGATAACAATTCCAGTTTCAATTTTGGGAAAGGATTTAAGGCTAGTTGCTGATATTGACGATGAAAAGACCCCAGGAAAGACAAGAACGGTGGCAGTAAGGGATGTTTCCTTCAATGGTTCCTACTATGATGCAGACTACAAAAAGGTAATGCCATATAGATGCGTAAAGGGTCAACCAGACTTGATCATTCCATGGCCTAAACCAGACCCAATTGATGTGCAAACGAACTTGGCTACCGATCCTGTAATTGCTAGAGAACAAACATTTTGGGTCGATTCCGTAGTGAGAAACCCTATTCCAAAAAAGGCAATACCAAGTATTCGCAATCCTCATTCTAAGTACAAAAGGGGTACCTTGACAGCGAAAGATATAGCTAAGCTAGTAGCACCTGAGATGCCCCTAACAGAGGTAAGAAAAAGCCATTtggcagaaaaaaaggagtTGGCTGAGAGAGAAGTACCAAAACTAACTGAAGAGGACATGGAAGCTATTGGGGCGAgggtttttgaatttttggaaaaacaaaaaagagaataaatGTACCAAGTGTATGCACtctatttttatatttgatTCTCTAGtgtgatttttttaatcaGTATATCCCCTTCACTATTCACGTAGTAAATAAGTTATATTCGACCTGTATATATGAAAGCATAAAGTAAAGTTCAAAGAATATTCAGATATTGATGTGGGCAAACGTGATGACTTCAAATTacaaaatcttttctttaaaaataaattatgTGCGTATGTACATTATTTTTAACCAATAAAAGGGtttaaatatttatttacaagATTAATGACTGCCCTTTAAGCGTTGTCTCTTTATCTCATTGTACTAATGCTAAAATCGTTCCTGTGGTCGCTTTGCTTCACCAGGATATATCCAATCCCAGCGGCCTTTTTTATGTATAATGGCTAGGATTA is a genomic window of Saccharomyces cerevisiae S288C chromosome XVI, complete sequence containing:
- the MRPL40 gene encoding mitochondrial 54S ribosomal protein uL24m MRPL40 (Mitochondrial ribosomal protein of the large subunit), which translates into the protein MSGSYQHLSNVGSRVMKRLGNRPKNFLPHSEKFIKKSTPEFMKSDLKEVDEKTSFKSEKEWKFIPGDRVVVMSGASKGNIAVIKSFDKRTNSFILDENGPTKTVPVPKQFWLEGQTSHMITIPVSILGKDLRLVADIDDEKTPGKTRTVAVRDVSFNGSYYDADYKKVMPYRCVKGQPDLIIPWPKPDPIDVQTNLATDPVIAREQTFWVDSVVRNPIPKKAIPSIRNPHSKYKRGTLTAKDIAKLVAPEMPLTEVRKSHLAEKKELAEREVPKLTEEDMEAIGARVFEFLEKQKRE